One window of Anaerolineales bacterium genomic DNA carries:
- a CDS encoding peptidylprolyl isomerase: MKVDEGKKYFASVEMENGGQFEIQLYPDKAPITVNSFVFLACKGFYDGVTFHRVLEGFMAQGGDPTGTGSGGPGYQFVNEDSDLTFDKEGVVAMANSGRDTNGSQFFITFGPQEFLNGGYTIFGQVVEGMDVVNGITLRDPDQAPAFEGDKIVSIVISEE; this comes from the coding sequence ATGAAGGTGGATGAAGGAAAAAAATATTTCGCAAGCGTCGAAATGGAGAACGGCGGACAGTTCGAGATCCAGCTCTACCCCGATAAGGCGCCCATCACAGTGAACAGTTTTGTGTTCCTGGCATGCAAGGGTTTTTACGACGGCGTGACCTTCCACCGCGTGCTCGAGGGGTTCATGGCGCAGGGCGGCGACCCGACCGGCACAGGCTCGGGCGGACCCGGTTATCAATTCGTCAACGAAGACAGCGACCTGACCTTCGATAAGGAAGGCGTGGTGGCGATGGCGAACTCGGGGCGCGATACGAACGGAAGCCAGTTCTTCATCACGTTCGGTCCGCAGGAATTCTTGAACGGCGGATATACCATCTTCGGTCAGGTGGTCGAAGGGATGGATGTGGTCAACGGGATCACCCTGCGCGACCCGGACCAGGCTCCCGCGTTCGAGGGCGATAAGATCGTTTCGATCGTGATTTCGGAAGAATGA